Genomic segment of Kibdelosporangium phytohabitans:
CGTGAACACCCCGAAGCGCCCGCCGACCGCGCAGGAGTTCGTCCTCGCCGAACTGCGCAGGGCGATCCTGACCGGGGAAATGCCGCCCGGCTCGCCCGTGCGCCAGGACGCGCTGGCCGAACGGCTCGGGGTGAGCCGTGTGCCGTTGCGGGAGGCGTTGCGGACGTTGGAGGGCGAGGGCCAGGTCATCTACCGCCCGCACCGCGGCTACCAGGTCGCCGACCTGTCACTCGACGACTTGCTTGAGGTGTACCGGATCCGGGAGCTACTGGAGACCGAGGCGACCGTACGCGCGGTCCCGCTGATGTCGGCCGAGGACGTCGAACGCCTCGAGCAGGCCGAAGAGGACATCATGCGGGCCGCGGCGGCCGACGACATCGTCGCCATGGCCGCGGCGAACCGGGTCTTCCACTTCACCGTGCTGGAAGCGTCCGGTATGCCGCGTTTGACCCGGCTTGTCCGGGTGTTGTGGGACGCCACGGACGCGTACCGCGCGCTGTACTACAGCTCCTCGGACAACCGCGCCCGCGTCCACTCCGAACATGAGGCGATCATCGCGGCCATCCGCGCCGGTGACGCGGACGAAGTCGTCCGGCTGTGGAACGAACACAGGGAAGGAGCGGTGTCGGCACTGCGCACGATCGTCCAATGAGTCCGGTCACTCCAGGGTCTCCAGGTGGCGGCGCGCCCGTTCGGCCGCTTTCTCCGCCGTGCGGAACACCGTCCTGGCTTCCCTGACCTCGTTCGTGGCTTCCTGTTCGGTGGCGCGGACGCGTTCCAGTTCCGCGGTCAGGTCGGCGATCTGGCGGGCGGCGCGTTCGGCTTTCTGCTCCGCCTGCGACAGGGCCGACTGGGCGCGGTCGCGGACTTCGGCCGTGTGCTGCGCGTCCGCGCGAGCGCGGCCGATTTCCTGACGGCGGCGCTCCGCGCGTTGCTCACGGCGCAAGCCCACTTCGTCGACCACCGGCTCGGGTGATTCGGGCCACGCCTGCGGGAGCGTCAAGTCGTTCGTGGCCGAAAGAGTCCCGGCCAGCAACACCTCGGTCACCGCCGGGTCGGCCAGCGCCGCGGCGAAAACCGTTTCGATGTCGCGCAGCACGGATTCACTGAGTTTCTGGCCCTCGCCAGAGGCCAAAGACCTCACTTCGGACACGAGCGCGCGGATCACCTGGTGGCGCTGCTTGGACAACTCGCGCAGGGTCTCGCCGTCGAAACGGCCGTGCGCGTCACGCAGCGCGACGCCCAGGTTCTCCAGACGTTGCAGGTCAGGGCGTGCCTTGCGGGCGAGCAGGTTCAGCGCCCACGCGGCGAGCGACGGCTTGCGGAACTTGCCGATCGCCGTCGCGCCCTGCTTGTCGCCCTCTTCTTTGGCGGCACGCACGAACTCGCTCCTCGCGGCCATGAAATCAGCCGGGCGCAAGGAGTAGAGCCGGTCCGCTATGGATTTGAGATCCATGGCCACTAGTGTGGCCGAAATGTACGAGGAATCCGGCGGACGCGCCGCACCCGTGCTGGCCGGCAGGTACAGACTGATCACGCAACTCGGCCGCGGTGGCACCGCGCGGGTGCTGAAAGCGTGGGATGAGCGGCTGGATCGCGAGGTGGCGGTCAAGATCTTCCAGCCGCACGCCGATCCCGTCGGCCGTCTGAGATTCGACGACGAGGCCAGGCTGCTGGCCGGGTTCGACCACCCGCGCCTGGTCAAGGTGTTCGACTCGGGTGACGCCAACGGCGAGCCGTTCCTCGTGCTCGAGCTGATCAAGGGCCCGCACCTGGGCAACCGGATCGACAGCGGCCCGATGACGCCGCAGGAGGTCAGCCGGATCGGCATCGAGATCGCAGGCGCCCTGGCGTACGTGCACGGCAAGGGGGTCGTCCACCGGGATATCAAGCCCGGCAACGTGTTGCTCGACGCCGACGGCATACCGCACCTGGCCGACTTCGGGCTGGCCAAGCTGCTCGCGCGCAGCGGGATGACCGCGTCCGACCGGCTGGTCGGCACGGCCGCGTACCTCTCGCCCGAGCAGGTGCTCGGTACGGAGGTCGGCCCGCCCGCGGACGTCTACGGCCTCGGCCTGATCCTGCTCGAGTGCCTGACCGGCGAGGTCGAGTACCCCGGGCTGGACGCGGAGACCGTGCTGGCCAGGCTGAACCGGCGACCGCGGATCCCCGGCGACATCCCGGCGCCGCTGGCCGAGGCGCTCGAGCTGATGACCAGGTCCACCCCGGGTGAACGCCCGAACGCGACCGAATGCGGGGAGCTGCTGCGCGTCGACCGGCCGACGGTTCCGCTCCCCCGGCGGCCGCGGCGGTTCGGCGTGCCGAAGGTGGCCGCGGTCGTCGGCGCGGGCCTGACCGCCGGTGCGATCGCATTGTTCGTCGCCGCGCCGGCGACGGACACCGCGCGCCCAGATCCCCTCCCGGCCAAGCCCAACCGCGGTGTGCTGATCGACTCGACCATCAGCAACGACCCGCCGACGCCTGCCCAACCAGCCGCGAACCCCCAGCCGCGGCACCAGCAAGCCGCCGGTCAGAGCCCGTCGAACCAGGAAACCGTCGCCAAGACCCCCGGCCCGGCGCCCGCGGCACCGGCCACCGAAGCGGCGGACGAGCAACCCGAGCCCCACAGCCAAGCTGAACCGGATAAGCCGAGCAAGCCCAAACACACCAGAACGAAGACCAAAACCCTCAAAACAACCTCGTGAGTGGTTGGTCCGGTTAGAACCGGACCAACCACTCACGAGGGTTCAGCGGGAGACGCCGAAGGCCAGCAGTGCGGTCGACGTGAAGTCGATCGCCGGTTCCGAGCTCGGCCACGACCTCAGGTCGTCGAAGAACCGGGAACCCTGGCCGTCGAACGCGGTCAGCGAGTTGCTGCACGGGATCGCACCCGGCGGCATCTCGCCGAGGTCCGCGAAGTTCTCGGCACCGTTCGGGCCGTTGATCACCGCGCCGTAGAGCACGCGCTTGCCACCGTTGGGATCGCCCGCCAGGTTCGCGGCCTGGTGGTGCGGGCACTTCGGGTTCGTCGCACCGACGCCGACGACGAGCGAGATCCCCCACGCGTTCGAGCCGAGCGCGAAGTTGCGTTGCTGCACGCCGAAAGCGTCGTACGACTTGTCACCGGTCACCGCGCGGTAGAGCCGTGCGGTCGCGGCGAAGCCGAAGCTCTTGCTGGCCGCGTCGAAGCTGGTGATCTCCACGCCGGTGCGGAACGGGCTGCCGGACGCGCGCTGCACACCGGAGTTCAGCTGCCGCTTGAGGTCGTCGATCACCTGCTTCTCGGTCACCTGGGCGCCGGGGATGCCCTGCCGCAGCAGGCCGACCAGTTCGGCGTGCGCCAAAGCGCTGGTGTCGTACAGGTTCAGCGTGTCCTTGGCGGTGCTGGCGATGTACTGCTTGGCCCACTGCGTCGCCTGCTTGGCCCACGTGGCGGACCTGGCGTCACCGAGCTTGCGCCCGGCCAGTGCCAGCTGCGCCGCGCCCAGTTCCATGTCGTCCAACCACGACGACTCCGGGTAGTAGGCGTGCGGGAAGGCCGTGACGAGTTCGCCGACGCTCGTGGTCTTGGCGGCGGCGAAGATCGACGCGGCTTCCTCCAGGTAGCGCTTGGCCCGCTGCGGGTCCTGCTCCACCTGCGCGCCGAGGGCGAACGCCGCGGCGACGCGACCGGCGAGGTTCGGGCTGACCGGCGAACCCGCGGGTCCGGCCGGGAACACCGGGCGGTACTTGATGAAGTACTGCTCGTCGCCCGGTTTGACGGTCAGCTGGTCGTCGGCCTCGGGCAGCCGCCACACGTCGTGGTCGCCGAGGAAACCGAACTCCTCGCTGCCTGTGCCGATTCCGACCTGTGCGTAGAGCGTCCTGCTGTTCGCGTCCCACGCCTTGTCCAGCCAGTCGAGCCCGTGCTTGAACTCGGCGAGCAGCTGGGCGTTCCCGCCCGTGCGCTGCACGTATCCCAGTTCGGCCAACGAGTACGCGGTGTTCGACGTGAACTTCACGAAGTCGCCGGCGTCGAACCAGCCGCCTTCGACGTCCACCGGGCCGCCGACCGGTTTGAGCGGCTCGGCGGGCACGTCGCCGCCGTCGCCCTTGAACTTCGGCTCCGCGTAGACGGTCGCCTTGGCGTCGGTCAGGTGCGCCTGCTTGCGGTCCAGCCTGCCGGGGATGACGTTCCTGCCGTCGCGCTGCGCCTGGAAGAACTCCGTCGTGGCCTGGACCAGCGGCTGGAAGAGCGCGCCCGCGCTGTCCACTTTGAAGCTCGGTGACTGCGCGGTGATCTTGCCGGCGAACTTGACCTGGTAGGTCCCCGCTTTGTCCACCTTGGAGAAGTCGACCTGGTGCACGGCCTTGTACTTGCTGTTCCAGCTGCCGAGGCTGGCCCCGACCTTGCCGGAGTGCACCGTCCTGCCACCGGAGTCGACCACGGTGAACGGGGCGCCGGACACGGCCTGCGTGCCGAGCAGATACCCGACCTTGGCTTCGCCCGTGGCGTACCCGACCTGGTCCACCCGGACGAATCCGGCGGCAGCAGCCGACGCCGGAGTCGCGGTCGCTGCTAGACAACACAGTGTGAGTACGGCAACCGACCCGCGTCTGAGCATGGCTGGCTCCATCCTGGCGGCGAGTTAAATAGGAAACTTTCCGAACAGTAAAGACTCAGCCGCCAGGATGGTCAAGACCCACTGCCGTGACGTGCAGGCGACGAACGACTCGTGCTTGGCGAGCTTGCCGCTCGCGTTGTAGCACTCGACGTTGCGCACGATGGCGTCACTGGCCGTGGTGAACCACAGGTTGCCCAGCACGCAGTAGTCCGGCCCCGGCCCGTAGGCGGTGACCTGCACGTGGCCGAACCGCTCCGGCGGGCCGTACTCCCCGATCACCGGCCGCTCACGGTTGTAGCTGAGCGTCCACGCCGTGTCGAAAGGCTTGCTGAGCCAGTCGAAGCACGCCACAACCACGGTCCGGCCGGTGCCCGACGGGTACCACTCGGCGATCTTGCAGCGCGGGCTTGAGCCCGACCGGGGTCACCTGGAAGTTCCCACTCGGGTCCTTCGGTCCGGCGTCGGGCAGGAACACCTTGTACAACCCGGAACCGGCGCCGCCCCAGCCGACGAAGCTGGCCGCGCCCAACGAGTTGAACTCGTTCACGATCGTGCCCTGGCCGCCGACGTCACGTGCGCGATGCCGCGTTTGCCCGCGGTCTCGGGGGAACAGGACCTCGTACTGACCGGCCCCGGCGAACGGACCAGCCCGCTCGCGCCGCCGTACTTGCTCCACCGGCGTGCCGGGTCCATCAGGGTGAAACCACCGACGGGCGCGAGGTGGTTGTTGAACGCGAATGCCCAGTCGTCGCCGATGGCCGCATT
This window contains:
- a CDS encoding GntR family transcriptional regulator gives rise to the protein MNTPKRPPTAQEFVLAELRRAILTGEMPPGSPVRQDALAERLGVSRVPLREALRTLEGEGQVIYRPHRGYQVADLSLDDLLEVYRIRELLETEATVRAVPLMSAEDVERLEQAEEDIMRAAAADDIVAMAAANRVFHFTVLEASGMPRLTRLVRVLWDATDAYRALYYSSSDNRARVHSEHEAIIAAIRAGDADEVVRLWNEHREGAVSALRTIVQ
- a CDS encoding serine/threonine-protein kinase → MYEESGGRAAPVLAGRYRLITQLGRGGTARVLKAWDERLDREVAVKIFQPHADPVGRLRFDDEARLLAGFDHPRLVKVFDSGDANGEPFLVLELIKGPHLGNRIDSGPMTPQEVSRIGIEIAGALAYVHGKGVVHRDIKPGNVLLDADGIPHLADFGLAKLLARSGMTASDRLVGTAAYLSPEQVLGTEVGPPADVYGLGLILLECLTGEVEYPGLDAETVLARLNRRPRIPGDIPAPLAEALELMTRSTPGERPNATECGELLRVDRPTVPLPRRPRRFGVPKVAAVVGAGLTAGAIALFVAAPATDTARPDPLPAKPNRGVLIDSTISNDPPTPAQPAANPQPRHQQAAGQSPSNQETVAKTPGPAPAAPATEAADEQPEPHSQAEPDKPSKPKHTRTKTKTLKTTS
- a CDS encoding glycoside hydrolase family 9 protein, giving the protein MDQVGYATGEAKVGYLLGTQAVSGAPFTVVDSGGRTVHSGKVGASLGSWNSKYKAVHQVDFSKVDKAGTYQVKFAGKITAQSPSFKVDSAGALFQPLVQATTEFFQAQRDGRNVIPGRLDRKQAHLTDAKATVYAEPKFKGDGGDVPAEPLKPVGGPVDVEGGWFDAGDFVKFTSNTAYSLAELGYVQRTGGNAQLLAEFKHGLDWLDKAWDANSRTLYAQVGIGTGSEEFGFLGDHDVWRLPEADDQLTVKPGDEQYFIKYRPVFPAGPAGSPVSPNLAGRVAAAFALGAQVEQDPQRAKRYLEEAASIFAAAKTTSVGELVTAFPHAYYPESSWLDDMELGAAQLALAGRKLGDARSATWAKQATQWAKQYIASTAKDTLNLYDTSALAHAELVGLLRQGIPGAQVTEKQVIDDLKRQLNSGVQRASGSPFRTGVEITSFDAASKSFGFAATARLYRAVTGDKSYDAFGVQQRNFALGSNAWGISLVVGVGATNPKCPHHQAANLAGDPNGGKRVLYGAVINGPNGAENFADLGEMPPGAIPCSNSLTAFDGQGSRFFDDLRSWPSSEPAIDFTSTALLAFGVSR